The window TAAATATATATCATTCTTCCAGTCCCATTACAATTCTGTGAATACCATCCTTGATGGACAGGGACATTAAAATTCAAAAGCAAGCCAAGTTTGCTTTTGGTCTGTTGCAAGTAGGTCAAAACTTGTTTCGCATGAACGGGAAGCACTTGCTCCACTGATTTAACATCAATAATAACCTTTCTATCGACCCAAATATCCAAACGATACATTTTTTCTTTTACAATGGTATCCTTATATCGCATCGGTAGTCAAAACTGCTGTTCGATGTGAAATTTCTTTTGTTGCAGTTCATAGCAAAGACACTCTTCATCAGCAGATTCCAGAAGCCCGGGACCCAACACGCGATGAACTTCAATAGCTGCTCCAATAATCTCAAAAGACAATTCATTCTCAGTCATAAATGCTAAATTGTTTGAAGTCAAAATACCTTAGCGTGTTCTCTGCGTCCCTTCGGCGTTGCTCAGGACATGCTTTGCGCCTTTGCGTGAGCTTCATTCTTCTACAATATCTTTCTTCAGGATTTCGATAAAACTCTCTTCAAGGCTTTGTTTGTGAGGAACCACACCTTTAATGTCGATATCGTTTGCTCGCAAATGATCGATAATAGCATTTAGATTTTTTTGACTGGCCACCGTTACCTGAATGCAGCTGTTCTGTTGATCCATTTCTATCGTGTGAGGTTTAAGTCCATCCAACAGAGTCTTCGTTACTTTGGAAGTTTGAATTTTAAACGTCTTTGAATACGAGGTCAGTTCCTCAACCGTGCCGCGGCGAATAAGCTTGCCTTTGTCCAGAATTGCCACTTCATCGCAGATCATTTCGACTTCAGATAGAAGGTGAGAATTTAAAAATATGGTTTTTCCTTCCTCCTTGAAATGCAACAGAACCTCTCGAATCTCTTTTCTGCCAATCGGGTCAACGCCGTCGGTGGGTTCATCAAGAAAAAGGATGTTCGGATCGTTCATCATAGCCTGGGCTAATCCCAGCCGCTGCTGCATTCCTTTGGAGTATTTTTTAATCTTCGTGTTTTCCCATTTTTCAAGATTAACCAGTTTCAGAAGCTCAGCTTTATTTCTCTTCAGCCGGTTTTTTTCTACGGCAGACAACCGTGCAAAATAGTCGAGAACTTCACCCCCTTTGAGAAAATCTGGGTAACGGTGGTTTTCCGGCAGATAGCCGATCTTCTCTTTTATCTGGATGTCATTAATCGGCCGTTCCAGAACTGTTGCTGAACCGGATGTTGGAAAAAGAATGCCAAGCACAATTTTGATTAAAGTGGTTTTGCCAGCACCGTTTGGTCCCAAAAGGCCAAAAATGACGCCTTCCTTAACGGAAAGTGTAACGTCTTCCAGTGCGGTGATCTTACCACGATTAAATCGTTTGGTTAAATCCTGGGTTTCAAGTGCTAACATTGATGAGGCTAAATTTTAAACAGCAAATATGGTTTTTTAGATACGGTAAAAACAAAATGCAAGTTGCAACTGAAGTTGACTCAGGGATCGCTATTTTTCCGGTTAGTCATAAATACCCTGTTCATTTAAATAAAAAACCCCAGTGCGGAGTAAGTGGTTTGCTGAGTCTTATAATATACAACAAACTAACTTTATATTCAATTCGGTTTTCACTCTCGAAAGCAGAAGTCAAACTATTTTGCCTTCATATTTACATGCCTCGCACTCACACAATTCACGTAACATGTCGAAAGCGTAAATCCCTTCATGATGTCCGTCACTCCAGGTGAATTGCACTGCATATCTACCGACTATTTCTGCTTCTTTTATTTGAATATTGTCCAGGATGATTTCGCCGGGAGAAAGGACTTTTAGCGAACCCTGACTTTGACTGCTTCGGGCATTTTTGCAGGTGGCGCACGGGCACTCCTTTCTAAGCATTTTCATTGTGAAAGAACTTTCGTGACCATCGTCCCAAACGATAGTCAACTGATTTTCGGATGTTTTTTTAATGTCAATGGGAAGCATTTTTTGTATAAAATTTTTTCCTTGCAGTTGTTACGAAGAAACCTTATTTCTTTCTGTCCAAAAGGTTGCCATTTTCTGACATGAAAAAATTTGAGACTCGAGCACTAAAAAAATTTAATGAACCCTAAATTCAGATATTTTTGCGGACGTTTTTTTAAATCCTGAACTAATGTATCCAACTCTGCGGTGAGGTGGCGAAGATCGTTATAAAGATCGTCTTTTGCGATAACTTTTCCTACCGAACCTTCCTCGTTTTCAATTTTTGCAAGTAAACTCTGCACGCTTGTCATGGACTTGTCCATCTTGCTGGTCAGACCTTCTAACATGTTCGAAGCCTCCGAGAAATTTTTAATGGAAGATTCCACCTCTCCCCGGCGAGCGCTGAGAATTTCACTCAAATTCGTGGAGAGACTGTCGATGTTCATCAGAGTTTTTGCAATATGACCTGAATTATTATTCAGAGTCGCCGAAAGACTTCTTAAATGTGCGAGGGTTTCTTTTAAGTCCGCCTGTCCCTGGGCGTCAAAAATATTTTTAAATGCAATCTTAATGTTGCCGAGAAGTTCTTCTGCCTGCAGCATCAACCCCTCAGCCGAGCCAGTGAGATCTGAGAAATCGCTGACGCTTTTACCTTGCAGGGTATCGCCATCTTTCAAAAAGTTTGAAGACGTCCCCGGCCTAATATCGATAAATTTTTCTCCGACCATGCCAAGGCTTTTTATTTGAGCATGGGAGTCGGTCGGCAATTGAACATCCGGACTAATTGATATCGTGACGAATACTTTGAGCCCCCTAAGTTCAAAGTCGTCGACTTTTCCAATTCTCAATCCGGAAACGCTGACCATGTCAGCCGGTTCCAGCCCGGTGATGTCGTTAAATTCAATTAAAAGAGTATAGGTGCCGGTTTCAAACAGGGTGTTTTTCAAGAAAAGAAATCCTGCAATCAAAATAATAAAGGCCAGAAAAATCGCTACACCGGATGCGACTTCCGCTCCAATTTTTCTCATTTCTTGCTCCTAAGTTTGACCTGCTTCAACTTCATCGATCCCATTCACGAAGTTGTGCAAAACAACGTCATCTGAATTTTCAAGTTCTTCAACCGTGCCTTCGAAATGAATGACACCGTTATATAAAAAGGCCACAAAATCTGCCACTCGTTCGACGCTGTTCATGTCATGCGTCACCACGACGGATGTGACGTCTAACTGGTTTTGCAAATTTACAATTAAGTCGTTTATTGAGTTGGCGCGAATAGGGTCGAGGCCGGTTGTCGGTTCGTCGTAAAGAAGAATCTTCGGTCTCATGGCAATGGCGCGGGCAATCGCAACTCTTTTTTTCATGCCGCCGCTCAATTCCGCCGGGGATAGTTTTTCAATGTCATGCAAGTCGACCATTTCCAGGCACTCAGTGACTCTTTTCTGGATTTCTTTCGAATTGAGATCGGTGTGCCGGTATAACCCGATGCCGACGTTTTCGGCGACGGTCATTGAATCAAACAGTGCCGCTCCTTGAAAAACCATGGCCATTTTTTTACGTATGGATTTAAGCCCCTCGTAAGATAAATCCGTGACACAGGTGCCGGTCAAAAAAACACACCCGCTGTCCGGTTTCAACAGTCCCATGATATGTTTTAAAAGGACGGTTTTCCCGGAACCACTGCTGCCGATGATCGCGGTTGTATGTCCCTTGCCGATTGTTAAATTAACCCCTCGCAAGACTTCGTTGTCTTCGAAGATTTTCCATAATTTAACAATTTCGATCATCCTCGAGTCTTGACTGTTTCCGTTTTTATCTTGCATACTATTTCGCAATCTTTTAATATTTAAATAAAATAAGTGCGGCAATTAAGAAATCTAAAAACAGAACCATTAAGCATGAAGTCACCGCTGCATTTGTTGCCGCCGCCCCAACTCCCTCGGCGCCGCCTTTCGAGTTAAACCCCTGGTAGCATGCAATCAGGGTAATTGACAATCCAAATAAGATAGATTTAGCCATTGGCAGAACCACATCTTTGGTGTCAAAGTACTGCCGGGCGCCTTTAAAAAACTCGAATGAACTGATATCCATGAGAAAAATAGAGGTTATCCAGCCGGTGGTAATTCCGATCAAAGCTGCAAAAACAGTTAGGACTGGAAACATCACCGTACCGGCAATGACCCTTGGAACCACCAGGTAAGAGACCGGATTAAACGCCAGAGTCTCCAGCGCATCGATTTGCTCAGTGACTCTCATGGTACCGATTTCCGCTGCGATAGAGGCGCCAACCCGTCCAGCCAGGACCAGGGAAGTGAGGACCGCACAGAGCTCGCGCAAGATACTTTTTTCTACCACAAATCCGATCAGATACGCCGGCACAAACTGGTCAAAATTTTCCGAGCTTTGAATGGCGGTTACCATGCCGGCAAAAGCGGCTATATAAACCACTATCGGAATCGATTGAATTCCGATTCGCATCATTTGAACGCCGAGCAAGCTGCCATATGTGCCGCCGTCTTTCAAGGCCTTCA is drawn from candidate division KSB1 bacterium and contains these coding sequences:
- a CDS encoding MCE family protein, translated to MRKIGAEVASGVAIFLAFIILIAGFLFLKNTLFETGTYTLLIEFNDITGLEPADMVSVSGLRIGKVDDFELRGLKVFVTISISPDVQLPTDSHAQIKSLGMVGEKFIDIRPGTSSNFLKDGDTLQGKSVSDFSDLTGSAEGLMLQAEELLGNIKIAFKNIFDAQGQADLKETLAHLRSLSATLNNNSGHIAKTLMNIDSLSTNLSEILSARRGEVESSIKNFSEASNMLEGLTSKMDKSMTSVQSLLAKIENEEGSVGKVIAKDDLYNDLRHLTAELDTLVQDLKKRPQKYLNLGFIKFF
- a CDS encoding ABC transporter ATP-binding protein — protein: MLALETQDLTKRFNRGKITALEDVTLSVKEGVIFGLLGPNGAGKTTLIKIVLGILFPTSGSATVLERPINDIQIKEKIGYLPENHRYPDFLKGGEVLDYFARLSAVEKNRLKRNKAELLKLVNLEKWENTKIKKYSKGMQQRLGLAQAMMNDPNILFLDEPTDGVDPIGRKEIREVLLHFKEEGKTIFLNSHLLSEVEMICDEVAILDKGKLIRRGTVEELTSYSKTFKIQTSKVTKTLLDGLKPHTIEMDQQNSCIQVTVASQKNLNAIIDHLRANDIDIKGVVPHKQSLEESFIEILKKDIVEE
- a CDS encoding DUF971 domain-containing protein gives rise to the protein MLPIDIKKTSENQLTIVWDDGHESSFTMKMLRKECPCATCKNARSSQSQGSLKVLSPGEIILDNIQIKEAEIVGRYAVQFTWSDGHHEGIYAFDMLRELCECEACKYEGKIV
- a CDS encoding ABC transporter permease produces the protein MTFVFGFLGKRIYQFFYHLGQFADLLWQTMKALKDGGTYGSLLGVQMMRIGIQSIPIVVYIAAFAGMVTAIQSSENFDQFVPAYLIGFVVEKSILRELCAVLTSLVLAGRVGASIAAEIGTMRVTEQIDALETLAFNPVSYLVVPRVIAGTVMFPVLTVFAALIGITTGWITSIFLMDISSFEFFKGARQYFDTKDVVLPMAKSILFGLSITLIACYQGFNSKGGAEGVGAAATNAAVTSCLMVLFLDFLIAALILFKY
- a CDS encoding ABC transporter ATP-binding protein — encoded protein: MIEIVKLWKIFEDNEVLRGVNLTIGKGHTTAIIGSSGSGKTVLLKHIMGLLKPDSGCVFLTGTCVTDLSYEGLKSIRKKMAMVFQGAALFDSMTVAENVGIGLYRHTDLNSKEIQKRVTECLEMVDLHDIEKLSPAELSGGMKKRVAIARAIAMRPKILLYDEPTTGLDPIRANSINDLIVNLQNQLDVTSVVVTHDMNSVERVADFVAFLYNGVIHFEGTVEELENSDDVVLHNFVNGIDEVEAGQT